The Streptomyces sp. V3I7 genome segment CCCGAGCTGCGCGAACTCGTCGTTCCGGCGCTGCGGGCCGACATGACGATCAACGAGAGCCCCGCCGCCACAGAGCCGACCACTCCCCTGCCGGTACCGATCAGCGTGCTGCGCGGCACCGAGGACGAGCTGATCACCCGGGCCGACGCACTCCAGTGGACGCGGGCGACGAACGTGGCCTGCGAACTGATCGACGTACCCGGGGAGCACATGTACTTCTCCACGGACTGGCCGAAACTGTGGAACACGATCGACGAACTCCTGGACCGGGGAAGGCGTGCCCGTCGACCTTCGTGAGGCCCTCGCAGCATGGGGGCGTGGTGGAGGAGCTGGTGTACGAGCAGGTGGTGCCGTGGGACTCCGGGAGCGGGCATGGGCGGAGGTTCCTTCCGGAAGGGGCGGGGCCGGTGCGGTGTCCCCGGCCCGCTGTGCGGCCCCAGTCAGCTGATGGTCCCCAGCAGCGTGGGGGCCCAGTCGACGACGTGCAGTCGGGCAGCCGCGGTACCTGCGAGCCGGGGCGGACCGCGGCGCGATCTTCTTTCGGTCCGCTACGTCCGCAGCGAATGCTTCCCGGCGCTGCACATCGTGCTCGCGGGGCCGGAGAAGCACCTGCCTGCTCCAGCGGACGCCTGAAGGCGCTTGCCGAGGACGTCCGGGCATCGCTGCGGGTGTGCTGGCCACAACGCTGCCCGGCCTGCGGCTCGGGGAGCCGTGGTTCCGGCTTGTTGCCGACAAGTCCGGGGGGCGACGGGAGCGTCATCCGGAGCCGATCGGCCGGTGACCGGCCGGGGCACTCACCGCCCCGTTGAGCCAGACGTGTCACCAAAGGAGCCGGTACCGCGCTACAACACGAGGTCATGGTGTCTCTGTTCGGCTTTTGGTCGGAGCGGATACCAGTGCCCATCGCTGGGACTGCGGTGCGACGTCATCTGAGCGAAGGTGAAAGCCAGCAAGCCGCTTGACCCCAGGCCATCAGCCGAAATTCCATCAGCGGTCGTGCCGTATTCCTTGCGATACCCCCACAGCCCGCTCGGCCGACAGCGTCGGAAGGCGAACCCAGACATCCGTTCCACTCCACGTGACCTTCGCTCCTGCAAGGGCGATACTGCCGACAGGAAGGCTCCGACCGTAACCTCACCGAGCACCGAGGATCAGCTGATGACCCGTCAGGAAAGTCGGCATTAGGTCAGCATCAGTACCGCCAGAACCCGCTTCCTGCCGCCATGGACCACCAAGATCGAAAACTGACCCCACCCGTTCTGACCAGCGAAAAAGCACGTCACAGGCCCATCTGCGAGCCTCACCAGGAGGTACCCATGAGGATGCTCATCAACGTCCCGGAGACCGTCGTCGCCGACGCGTTGCGGGGGCTGGCGGAGGCCCATCCCGATCTGCTGAACGTCGATGTGGAGCATCGGGTGATCGTGCGGCGGGACGCGCCCGTGGCCGGACAGGTGGCGCTCGTGTCCGGTGGGGGGTCGGGGCACGAGCCGCTGCACGGGGGATTCGTGGGGCCCGGAATGCTGTCGGCGGCGTGTCCGGGTGAGGTGTTCACGTCGCCCGTGCCCGATCAGATGGCGCGGGCCGCGGCCGCCGTGGACAGCGGCGCCGGGGTGCTGTTCGTCGTGAAGAACTACACCGGCGACGTGCTCAACTTCGACATGGCCGCCGAGCTGGCCGAGGACGAGGGCATCCAGGTCGCGAAGGTGCTGGTCAACGACGACGTGGCAGTCACCGACAGCCTGTACACGGCCGGACGGCGCGGTACCGGGGCGACGCTGTTCGTGGAGAAGATCGCGGGGGCGGCGGCCGCCGAGG includes the following:
- the dhaK gene encoding dihydroxyacetone kinase subunit DhaK; this translates as MRMLINVPETVVADALRGLAEAHPDLLNVDVEHRVIVRRDAPVAGQVALVSGGGSGHEPLHGGFVGPGMLSAACPGEVFTSPVPDQMARAAAAVDSGAGVLFVVKNYTGDVLNFDMAAELAEDEGIQVAKVLVNDDVAVTDSLYTAGRRGTGATLFVEKIAGAAAAEGQPLERVESIGRQVNENARSFGVALSACSTPAKGSPTFDLPSGELELGIGIHGEPGRQRRPMMTSGEIADFAVNAILEDMPPRVPVLVLVNGMGATPLLELYGFNAEVQRVLAERGVVVARTLVGNYVTSLDMAGASVTLCQVDEELLRLWDAPVKTAALRWGM